Proteins encoded in a region of the Vibrio ponticus genome:
- a CDS encoding O-antigen polymerase gives MIGILLFVFLAICIVISFHVNGDIFSPVKFYFLFLFVYFASIFYDEQSLYVYLIYVFFMLLGLIFVFIEKSFVGDSNKFNFNKGDLPVSSGKVLFFLWLLSLIPLGAQAYLISIMGGIEPYISSIQLRVTEWQGLGHVIFMRKIYPIINVVYFIIGIMYKVKNRRLWWFLFIFHFLALVFMGFMSGSRGGVLYGFLFIMIIGHYYIKRISISKALLSIVIFVVVAAFLGSIRNTFSYSSSEGVDLNHEGGSLSKMHLTRYGIIPLDIILDDDFTNLQHGVTFLSVVTNFVPRSIWPEKPDTGGVVITKFAKGTSYLGTSNYSPGIFAESVINFGYFYGALFSVLISTVVFLIVSYIYKKFIMIFCDQKYRVVNFHKAIFFSAFYLFVITIPGGLLFGEFTNLFMNLIIKIVPLFCICLCFKLLFKVGFYENDCD, from the coding sequence ATGATAGGTATATTGCTTTTTGTTTTTCTTGCAATATGTATTGTTATATCCTTCCATGTGAACGGAGATATTTTTTCACCCGTTAAATTTTACTTTTTATTCCTCTTTGTTTACTTTGCTTCAATTTTTTATGATGAGCAAAGTTTGTATGTATATTTAATTTATGTTTTTTTTATGCTGTTAGGTTTAATCTTTGTCTTTATAGAAAAATCATTTGTTGGAGATAGTAATAAGTTTAATTTTAATAAAGGCGATCTTCCTGTCTCATCTGGAAAAGTGTTGTTCTTTCTTTGGTTGTTGAGTTTGATACCTTTAGGAGCTCAAGCTTATCTCATTAGTATAATGGGAGGTATCGAACCATATATTTCATCGATCCAGTTAAGGGTTACTGAATGGCAAGGTTTAGGGCATGTAATATTTATGAGAAAAATATACCCCATAATTAATGTAGTATACTTTATAATAGGAATTATGTATAAAGTTAAGAATAGACGATTGTGGTGGTTTCTATTTATTTTTCATTTTTTAGCTCTCGTATTTATGGGCTTTATGTCGGGATCGAGAGGTGGGGTTTTGTATGGATTTTTATTTATCATGATAATCGGTCATTACTACATAAAGAGAATAAGTATATCGAAGGCGCTTTTGTCAATTGTTATATTTGTAGTAGTTGCTGCGTTTCTTGGAAGTATAAGAAATACTTTTAGTTACTCATCTTCCGAAGGCGTCGATTTGAATCACGAAGGCGGTTCCCTGTCTAAGATGCATTTGACTAGGTATGGGATAATCCCATTAGATATTATACTTGATGACGATTTCACAAATTTACAGCATGGCGTGACATTTCTTAGTGTTGTAACCAATTTTGTACCTCGCTCGATCTGGCCTGAAAAGCCTGACACTGGTGGAGTGGTAATAACTAAATTTGCAAAAGGAACATCTTATCTTGGAACATCAAACTACAGCCCAGGTATTTTTGCTGAGTCAGTAATTAACTTCGGTTATTTTTATGGTGCTTTATTCTCTGTGCTTATATCTACAGTTGTGTTTTTGATTGTTTCATATATATATAAAAAGTTTATTATGATTTTTTGTGATCAAAAATATAGGGTGGTTAATTTTCATAAAGCGATTTTTTTTAGTGCATTTTATTTGTTTGTAATTACTATTCCAGGTGGCTTGTTATTTGGTGAGTTCACTAACTTATTCATGAATTTAATAATAAAAATAGTCCCCCTATTTTGTATATGTCTGTGTTTTAAATTGCTATTTAAAGTTGGCTTTTATGAAAACGATTGTGATTAA
- a CDS encoding glycosyltransferase family 4 protein → MKTIVINALSALRGGGQTYILNFIQHSPKNYKIVLLVSKLNVDCFINYESDLVEIHVLKQASKSIIHRTLWELFFLPRYLKDKCADVYYSPGGIMLSVIPKEVCSVTALRNMLPFDVNERKRFSLLSYSRFKLWLLKYIFLISYKKCDKVVFISHYSRDVVKGYMPEIMKKSTVIPHGLNELFFNRVESNGLPSGLVENGYYLYVSILDVYKAQKEVLKAWDILVRNGFKYPLILVGPKYNDYGDQVLSLISELNLEKHVIYLGHIDYDELPKLYQSARSLVFASSCECCPNILLEKLSSARPILCSNIQPMPEFGKESVIYFDPYEPTSLALAITDMEKKPLLMKELGERAYKQSLSFQWSKTVNDTTKFFFSDGKN, encoded by the coding sequence ATGAAAACGATTGTGATTAACGCACTTAGTGCACTGAGAGGTGGGGGACAAACATATATCCTTAACTTCATTCAACATTCACCGAAGAACTATAAAATTGTCTTGTTAGTAAGTAAACTTAATGTTGATTGTTTTATAAATTATGAATCGGATTTGGTGGAGATACATGTTTTAAAGCAAGCATCAAAAAGTATCATTCACCGGACATTGTGGGAACTATTTTTCCTTCCTCGTTACCTTAAAGATAAATGTGCTGATGTGTATTATTCCCCAGGGGGAATAATGTTGTCGGTTATTCCCAAAGAAGTATGCTCTGTAACAGCATTGAGAAATATGCTTCCTTTCGATGTTAATGAGAGGAAAAGGTTTTCTTTATTATCTTACTCTAGGTTTAAGTTGTGGTTACTTAAATATATTTTTCTAATTTCATACAAGAAATGTGACAAAGTAGTATTTATATCTCACTATTCCCGAGATGTTGTCAAAGGTTACATGCCTGAAATAATGAAAAAAAGCACGGTTATTCCACACGGATTAAATGAGTTGTTTTTTAACAGAGTTGAATCTAATGGTTTACCATCTGGGTTAGTTGAAAATGGCTACTACCTCTATGTTTCCATCCTTGATGTATATAAAGCTCAAAAAGAAGTTTTAAAAGCTTGGGATATTCTTGTTAGAAATGGATTTAAATATCCACTTATTCTTGTTGGACCTAAGTATAACGATTATGGTGACCAAGTCTTGAGTTTAATATCTGAACTCAATCTTGAAAAACATGTGATTTATTTAGGGCATATTGATTATGATGAACTCCCTAAACTGTATCAATCAGCGAGATCGCTTGTTTTTGCTTCTTCTTGCGAGTGTTGCCCTAATATTCTTTTAGAAAAGCTCTCATCAGCTAGACCGATCTTGTGCTCAAATATTCAACCAATGCCCGAGTTTGGCAAGGAGTCAGTAATTTATTTTGATCCTTACGAGCCTACCTCGTTGGCTCTTGCTATAACTGATATGGAAAAAAAACCTCTGTTAATGAAGGAGTTGGGGGAACGAGCATATAAACAGTCACTCTCATTTCAATGGAGTAAAACTGTAAATGATACAACGAAATTTTTCTTTAGTGATGGGAAAAACTAA
- a CDS encoding nucleoside-diphosphate sugar epimerase/dehydratase: MFKNKTLLITGGTGSFGNAVLRRFLDTDIKEIRIFSRDEKKQDDMRKHFLSDKLKFYIGDVRDYQSVSNSMRGVDYVYHAAALKQVPSCEFYPLEAVKTNVIGTENVLEAAINHGVERVVCLSTDKAVYPINAMGISKAMMEKVIVAKSRNLEHTNTTICGTRYGNVMASRGSVIPLFIRQVVNGEPITITDPNMTRFMMTLDDAVDLVLHAFENGSNGDIFVQKAPAATIEVLVKALLEILDKPNHEVNIIGTRHGEKHYEALCSREEMFVAQDQDEYYRVPADNRDLNYSKYFEEGEKDLSKVKDYNSHNTERLDVEGMKQLLRKLDFIREIEAGNIIVPEGV; the protein is encoded by the coding sequence ATGTTTAAGAATAAAACTCTGTTAATTACCGGCGGTACTGGCTCATTCGGCAACGCTGTATTACGCCGTTTTCTGGATACTGATATTAAAGAAATCCGAATTTTTTCTCGTGACGAGAAGAAACAAGATGACATGCGTAAGCACTTTCTATCTGATAAATTAAAGTTTTACATTGGTGATGTACGTGATTACCAAAGTGTTTCAAACTCTATGCGTGGTGTTGATTATGTTTATCACGCAGCTGCGTTGAAACAAGTGCCCTCTTGTGAGTTTTACCCTTTAGAGGCCGTAAAAACGAATGTTATCGGCACTGAGAATGTACTTGAAGCTGCGATCAACCATGGCGTTGAACGTGTTGTATGCTTAAGTACAGATAAAGCGGTATACCCAATCAACGCAATGGGCATTTCTAAAGCGATGATGGAAAAGGTGATTGTTGCCAAGAGTCGTAATTTAGAGCACACCAATACGACGATTTGTGGCACCCGTTACGGTAACGTGATGGCCTCTCGTGGTTCTGTGATTCCTTTGTTCATTCGTCAGGTCGTTAACGGTGAACCGATTACGATTACTGATCCAAACATGACGCGTTTTATGATGACGTTAGATGATGCAGTAGATTTAGTGCTTCATGCGTTTGAAAATGGCTCTAATGGCGACATTTTTGTTCAAAAAGCTCCAGCAGCGACGATTGAGGTATTAGTGAAGGCCTTACTCGAAATTTTAGACAAGCCAAACCATGAAGTTAACATCATTGGTACTCGTCATGGCGAGAAACACTATGAAGCATTATGTAGCCGTGAAGAGATGTTTGTCGCACAGGATCAAGACGAATATTACCGTGTTCCTGCTGATAATCGTGACCTTAACTATTCAAAATATTTTGAAGAAGGCGAGAAAGATCTTTCTAAAGTCAAAGATTATAACTCTCATAATACTGAGCGGCTCGACGTAGAAGGAATGAAGCAGCTGCTAAGAAAGCTAGACTTCATCCGTGAAATTGAAGCGGGTAACATTATCGTTCCAGAGGGTGTATAA
- a CDS encoding dTDP-4-dehydrorhamnose reductase family protein, giving the protein MKVLVIGTTGMLGYSIFSNLSELSNLDVYGTVRSVNGVEHFFPSTDKLIPNVDVKDFATLEKAVLDTNPDVVINCIGLIKQHDVSKLHVEAIEINALLPHKIAQLCDSIQARLVHFSTDCVFDGKTGNYLESDLPTATDLYGKSKCLGEVDYGQHVTLRTSIIGHELKSSVSLIDWFLSQEGSVKGFSKAVFSGLPTAYVAKVLAEYVLPNPSLSGLYQLSVDPIDKFSLISKVADIYSKQIEIEKFEDFVMDRSLNSTKFREETGFVVPSWDELVAFMHTDYRKRYSYE; this is encoded by the coding sequence GTGAAAGTTCTTGTTATTGGAACGACAGGGATGCTGGGTTACAGCATCTTTTCCAATTTATCCGAATTATCAAACCTCGACGTATATGGCACAGTCCGCAGCGTCAATGGGGTGGAGCATTTCTTTCCATCAACAGATAAACTGATTCCGAATGTTGACGTTAAAGATTTCGCTACTTTGGAAAAAGCTGTCTTAGACACAAACCCTGACGTTGTCATTAACTGTATTGGCCTTATCAAGCAGCACGATGTATCTAAGCTGCATGTGGAAGCCATTGAGATCAATGCGCTACTTCCACATAAAATTGCTCAGCTGTGTGATTCTATTCAAGCACGTTTAGTCCACTTTTCAACGGACTGTGTTTTCGATGGCAAAACGGGGAACTACTTAGAATCTGATTTACCTACAGCAACCGATCTGTATGGTAAATCTAAGTGCCTCGGTGAAGTAGACTATGGTCAACACGTGACTCTGCGTACTTCAATCATAGGCCATGAGCTCAAATCTTCTGTGAGCCTCATTGATTGGTTCTTAAGCCAAGAAGGTTCTGTAAAAGGGTTCTCGAAAGCTGTATTCTCAGGCCTTCCAACGGCTTATGTTGCCAAAGTTTTAGCAGAGTATGTACTGCCCAACCCATCGTTGTCTGGCCTGTACCAATTATCGGTAGACCCTATCGATAAATTTTCTTTGATCTCGAAAGTTGCAGATATTTATAGCAAGCAGATTGAAATTGAGAAGTTTGAAGACTTTGTGATGGACCGTTCACTTAATTCAACGAAGTTCCGTGAAGAGACTGGGTTCGTAGTACCTAGTTGGGATGAGTTGGTCGCCTTTATGCACACAGATTACCGCAAGAGATACAGCTATGAATAA
- the wecB gene encoding non-hydrolyzing UDP-N-acetylglucosamine 2-epimerase: MNKLKVVTVVGTRPEIIRLSRTIAKLDEYTDHTLVHTGQNYDYELNQIFFDDLGIRSPDVFLECAGGTAAETMAQVISKSDKLFEEIKPEAVLILGDTNSALSAISAKRKKIPIFHMEAGNRCFDLRVPEEINRKIVDHISDVNLPYSDIARDYLLREGISPDFIVKTGSPMDEVLNHYEEKIAQSDVLSRLELTTEGYFLVSVHREENVDSERNINNYVLALNTIAEKYNLPIIVSTHPRTRKKIELLNLEFHPLVRLMKPLGFSDYIRLQKEAKVVLSDSGTITEESSILNFPAINIREAQERPEGFEEGAVMFTGMSVERILQAIEILGDQPRGEDRLLNKVADYIAPNVSDKVLRTILSYTDYVNRVVWKKQ; this comes from the coding sequence ATGAATAAATTAAAAGTAGTAACCGTCGTTGGCACTCGCCCAGAGATTATTCGTCTATCAAGAACCATTGCTAAGCTGGATGAATATACGGATCACACCTTAGTTCATACAGGTCAAAACTATGACTACGAATTGAACCAAATCTTTTTTGATGATCTGGGTATCCGCTCTCCTGATGTCTTTCTAGAATGTGCGGGTGGGACTGCAGCTGAAACGATGGCTCAGGTGATTAGTAAATCAGATAAACTTTTTGAAGAAATCAAGCCTGAAGCGGTATTGATTTTGGGTGATACCAACAGTGCCCTTTCTGCAATTTCAGCGAAGCGTAAAAAGATCCCAATCTTCCACATGGAAGCGGGTAACCGTTGTTTCGATTTACGCGTTCCAGAAGAAATTAACCGTAAGATTGTTGATCACATCTCTGATGTGAACCTACCTTACAGTGATATTGCACGTGATTATCTATTGCGTGAAGGTATTAGTCCTGACTTCATCGTTAAAACGGGCAGCCCGATGGATGAAGTATTGAATCACTACGAAGAAAAGATTGCACAGTCAGATGTTTTAAGCCGTCTAGAACTGACCACTGAAGGTTACTTCTTGGTGAGTGTGCATCGTGAAGAGAACGTGGATTCTGAGCGTAACATTAATAACTATGTGTTAGCGCTGAATACGATTGCTGAAAAGTATAATCTGCCTATTATCGTTTCAACTCACCCAAGAACGCGTAAAAAAATTGAGCTACTAAACCTAGAGTTCCATCCTTTAGTTCGACTGATGAAGCCGCTAGGTTTCAGTGATTACATTCGTCTGCAGAAAGAAGCGAAAGTCGTTTTAAGTGATAGCGGTACGATTACGGAAGAGTCTTCGATTTTAAACTTCCCTGCTATTAACATCCGCGAAGCTCAAGAACGACCTGAAGGGTTTGAAGAGGGGGCTGTGATGTTTACAGGGATGAGTGTAGAGCGAATTCTACAAGCGATTGAAATCTTGGGTGATCAACCAAGAGGTGAAGATCGTTTGTTGAACAAAGTCGCGGATTATATTGCACCAAATGTTTCTGATAAGGTACTTCGTACAATTCTAAGCTACACCGATTATGTTAACCGCGTTGTTTGGAAGAAACAGTAA
- a CDS encoding glycosyltransferase family 4 protein, producing MHLALIIDDYLPHSTRVAAKMFHELAKQFVLMGHQVTVITPAVEQKSQLEFSEYDGVTVWRFSSGAIKDIGKVKRAINETLLSTKAWSAISNNIAPDTFDGVIYYSPSIFFGNLVKKIKSRCQCPSYLILRDLFPQWVIDAGMVKQGSAIERYFRFFEAQSYQQADTIGLMSEKNVELFNDLTDGRYPTEVLRNWASLEPHESREEGRYKRKLGLENKVVFFYGGNIGHAQDMGNLMRLAKAMQPYRDAHFLFVGQGDEVELINQQASDWNLTNFSYLPSVNQDEFKEILAEMDVGLFSLAANHTAHNFPGKLLGYMVQSLPILGSVNAGNDLLDIVNNNEAGLITVNGEDDALFKNAVKLMDLPTRQAIGSSAYGLLEAEFSVESIANSLEYSLMRTQ from the coding sequence ATGCACTTAGCGTTAATTATTGATGACTACCTTCCACACAGCACACGTGTGGCAGCCAAAATGTTTCATGAGTTAGCAAAGCAATTTGTACTTATGGGGCATCAAGTGACAGTGATTACACCAGCCGTAGAGCAAAAGTCTCAGTTAGAATTTTCCGAGTATGACGGTGTAACTGTTTGGCGCTTTTCGAGTGGCGCTATCAAGGATATTGGTAAAGTCAAAAGGGCAATAAACGAAACGCTATTATCGACCAAAGCTTGGAGTGCAATATCCAATAATATTGCACCAGACACCTTTGATGGAGTTATTTACTATTCGCCTTCCATTTTCTTTGGGAATTTGGTTAAAAAAATAAAAAGCCGTTGTCAGTGCCCTTCGTACTTAATTTTAAGAGATTTATTCCCTCAATGGGTTATTGATGCTGGAATGGTGAAGCAAGGTTCTGCCATTGAGCGTTACTTTCGATTCTTTGAGGCTCAATCTTATCAGCAAGCAGATACGATTGGCTTAATGTCAGAGAAGAATGTAGAGCTGTTTAATGATTTGACGGATGGTCGATACCCAACAGAGGTATTGCGTAATTGGGCGTCTCTTGAGCCTCATGAGAGCCGAGAAGAAGGGCGGTATAAAAGAAAGTTAGGTCTTGAAAACAAGGTCGTTTTCTTCTACGGCGGTAACATTGGGCATGCTCAAGATATGGGAAATTTGATGCGACTTGCCAAAGCGATGCAACCCTATCGTGATGCGCATTTTCTGTTCGTCGGTCAAGGGGATGAAGTTGAATTGATAAATCAACAGGCATCAGATTGGAATCTCACTAATTTCTCTTATTTACCATCCGTAAATCAAGATGAATTCAAAGAAATTCTAGCTGAAATGGACGTTGGTTTATTCTCTTTAGCTGCGAACCATACGGCACACAACTTTCCAGGTAAACTTTTAGGCTACATGGTTCAGTCGTTGCCTATTTTAGGCAGTGTTAATGCCGGAAACGACTTGCTGGATATTGTAAACAACAATGAAGCCGGTCTTATTACGGTCAATGGCGAAGACGACGCGCTATTTAAAAATGCTGTGAAATTAATGGATTTACCTACTCGACAAGCGATTGGCTCATCTGCATATGGCCTGCTGGAAGCAGAATTTTCTGTGGAAAGTATTGCCAATAGCTTAGAGTATAGTTTGATGCGAACTCAGTAA
- a CDS encoding transposase has product MTLKATFPSEQWSAQTKLAIVAETYSMTENELSQYCREKGLFPEQVQGWRSECMQGFMSAKEREAEAKKQAKADKLEIKELKKELRFKEKALAETAALLVLRKKLRAFYGEESVGQARLGTVNPLVRFI; this is encoded by the coding sequence TTGACACTTAAAGCGACCTTCCCATCAGAGCAGTGGTCTGCTCAAACTAAACTCGCCATTGTCGCTGAAACTTACTCGATGACGGAAAATGAACTCAGTCAGTATTGTCGCGAGAAAGGCTTGTTCCCTGAACAAGTGCAAGGTTGGCGAAGTGAGTGTATGCAAGGGTTTATGTCTGCTAAAGAGCGTGAGGCTGAAGCCAAGAAACAAGCTAAAGCTGACAAACTTGAAATTAAAGAGCTGAAAAAAGAGTTACGCTTTAAAGAAAAAGCGTTAGCGGAAACGGCGGCGCTATTGGTTCTGCGAAAAAAGCTGAGAGCCTTTTACGGGGAAGAGAGCGTTGGTCAGGCAAGATTAGGAACTGTGAACCCGTTAGTGAGGTTCATCTAA
- the wecA gene encoding UDP-N-acetylglucosamine--undecaprenyl-phosphate N-acetylglucosaminephosphotransferase, protein MLVELSFVSFFSFASLFLMRKVARTIGLVDKPNERKHHIGAVPLVGGISIFLSIAQFITAKPEVITNSHLFIGCLAVLIVVGALDDKFDISFKIRLIVQAALSIFMIEFADIKLDNIGDIFGFGEMHFGILAPVVTIFAVIGAINAFNMVDGIDGLLGGLAIVTFAGIAVLLNVESKYGLAYLCLVFIAAIVPYICMNLGIFGRERKVFMGDAGSMMIGFTVIWMLLGASQEPLTNAIRPVTALWLIAIPLMDMAAIMIRRMRRGHSPFKPDREHLHHIFQRLGLSSRQTLLVICSFASLLAGFGIYGELVGISEPIMFVTFLSCFICYALAMNYVWRITSWIRRSRGLPEKVY, encoded by the coding sequence ATGTTAGTTGAGCTATCTTTTGTTAGCTTCTTTTCGTTCGCCTCACTTTTCTTAATGCGGAAAGTTGCTCGAACGATTGGCTTAGTCGACAAACCCAATGAAAGAAAACACCATATTGGTGCCGTGCCTCTAGTCGGTGGTATTTCTATATTTCTTTCTATTGCCCAATTTATTACTGCCAAGCCAGAAGTGATTACTAACAGCCATTTATTCATTGGTTGTTTAGCGGTATTGATCGTGGTTGGTGCTCTTGATGACAAATTTGATATTAGCTTTAAGATTCGACTTATCGTTCAAGCCGCCCTATCGATATTTATGATCGAATTTGCTGATATTAAACTGGATAATATTGGTGATATATTTGGCTTTGGTGAGATGCACTTTGGTATTCTTGCGCCAGTTGTGACGATTTTTGCCGTAATTGGAGCTATTAATGCATTTAACATGGTCGATGGTATTGACGGGCTACTTGGCGGGCTTGCTATCGTAACCTTTGCCGGAATTGCGGTACTACTCAATGTTGAGAGTAAGTATGGGCTGGCGTATTTGTGCTTGGTGTTTATCGCTGCGATCGTGCCTTACATTTGCATGAACTTAGGTATCTTTGGACGAGAGCGAAAGGTATTTATGGGTGATGCGGGTAGTATGATGATCGGCTTTACCGTGATTTGGATGCTACTCGGTGCCAGCCAAGAACCACTAACCAATGCGATTCGACCAGTCACTGCACTGTGGCTAATCGCCATCCCTCTTATGGACATGGCTGCTATTATGATCCGCAGAATGAGGCGTGGTCACTCCCCTTTCAAACCAGACAGAGAGCACTTACACCATATTTTCCAACGCTTAGGTTTAAGCTCACGCCAAACGCTATTAGTCATCTGCTCATTTGCAAGCCTACTCGCGGGCTTTGGTATTTATGGCGAGCTGGTTGGAATTAGTGAACCAATCATGTTTGTTACATTTCTTAGCTGCTTTATTTGCTATGCACTGGCGATGAACTACGTGTGGCGCATCACCAGTTGGATTCGAAGATCCAGAGGGTTACCAGAGAAGGTTTATTGA
- a CDS encoding YjbH domain-containing protein, with translation MKIRQFTLILSSLSALSASNAYADSTWQVSQTDFGGTGLIQTPTARMADEGEFNVGVSFNDDYHHYNVSLQLMSWLETTIRYTRVPDLYFSNDDEYSGDNLYTDKGIDFKIRLFEESYWLPETSIGVRDFGGTGLFDAEYIAASKRFGNFDFTLGLGWGYLGQSGSITNPFCKASDKYCNRPSDYKGTGGSVDYERWFKGPASLFGGIEYQTPYQPLRLKLEYDGNDYSQDFPVIRGGKAMPQHIPLNFGVNYRLGDWGDAKLSYQRGDTLTLGFNLYTNFNEMSAIWRDEPKPQALLRPSVTDTNWQKVAQHIENNAGYEQNSISQDGTTLVVTGEQTKYRDRNEALDRTAAILSNNSNDSIDSFVVIEQQDGMPLIETRIDRNEYLTAANHIGINAKVEESFTNGEPNATSSSATTLAQNKQRWGYGVEPVLSQTLGAPESFYLYSIGLNAKSNYWLNDNLELAGSVYLNLVDNYDKFNYVENSPHVHNYATPRVRTMFRAYVDEPLRLNRLQLTWFEQPAEAIYTQMYGGYLETMFAGVGGEVLYRPLGKNWAIGLDANLISQRDPDSWFGVYSEDYFFYDEEACNDRTPQCQAYVLSQGTTGHITGYYMPKWKLLESTLFKVSAGKFLGGDIGARVDFSKQFKSGVIVGAYATLTDLTEEEYGEGSYNKGFYVSIPFDLMTVKPSTNRAKISWQPITRDGGQMLNRKYYLFDQTDARSQWSQRPSSVK, from the coding sequence ATGAAGATTCGTCAATTTACTTTAATTCTCTCGTCATTGAGCGCGCTCTCTGCAAGCAACGCTTATGCAGATTCAACATGGCAGGTTTCACAAACTGACTTTGGCGGCACTGGCTTAATCCAAACCCCAACGGCACGCATGGCCGATGAAGGCGAATTTAATGTCGGCGTTAGCTTTAATGATGACTACCATCACTATAACGTTTCGCTACAGCTAATGAGTTGGCTAGAAACCACCATTCGCTATACCCGTGTACCTGATCTTTATTTTAGTAATGATGACGAATACAGCGGTGATAACTTATATACCGATAAAGGTATCGACTTTAAAATTCGCTTATTCGAAGAAAGCTACTGGTTACCAGAAACCTCGATTGGTGTACGCGACTTTGGCGGTACGGGACTTTTTGATGCTGAATATATTGCGGCAAGTAAACGCTTTGGTAATTTCGATTTTACCCTAGGTTTGGGCTGGGGCTATTTGGGACAAAGCGGCTCAATCACTAACCCATTTTGTAAAGCCAGTGATAAATACTGCAATCGCCCTAGCGACTATAAAGGTACTGGCGGTAGCGTCGACTATGAACGTTGGTTTAAAGGACCTGCCTCCCTGTTTGGTGGCATTGAATACCAAACCCCGTATCAGCCTTTACGCTTAAAACTCGAATACGACGGCAACGACTACAGCCAAGACTTCCCGGTTATTCGTGGTGGCAAAGCGATGCCACAACATATTCCATTAAACTTTGGCGTGAACTACCGTTTAGGTGACTGGGGGGATGCCAAACTTAGCTACCAGCGGGGTGATACCCTCACCCTTGGTTTTAACCTCTACACCAACTTCAACGAGATGAGTGCGATTTGGCGAGATGAGCCAAAGCCGCAAGCTTTGCTTCGCCCCTCAGTAACCGACACCAACTGGCAAAAAGTCGCTCAGCACATAGAAAACAATGCGGGTTATGAGCAAAACAGCATCAGCCAAGATGGTACAACGCTTGTTGTGACTGGCGAACAAACCAAATACCGCGATAGAAATGAAGCCTTAGACCGAACGGCAGCGATTCTCTCCAATAACAGTAACGACTCAATCGATAGCTTTGTGGTAATCGAGCAGCAAGATGGTATGCCTTTGATTGAAACGCGCATTGACCGCAATGAATACTTAACCGCTGCCAACCATATAGGTATTAACGCGAAGGTAGAAGAGAGCTTTACAAACGGTGAACCAAATGCAACTTCGAGTTCAGCCACTACACTAGCGCAAAATAAACAGCGTTGGGGATACGGGGTTGAACCCGTCTTAAGCCAGACTCTTGGTGCACCGGAAAGCTTTTACCTATACAGCATTGGTTTAAACGCAAAGTCGAACTACTGGCTCAATGATAACTTAGAGTTAGCTGGCTCGGTTTACTTAAACCTAGTGGATAACTACGACAAATTTAATTACGTAGAGAACTCACCTCACGTGCACAACTACGCAACACCGCGGGTTCGAACTATGTTCCGCGCTTATGTGGATGAACCACTGCGCCTAAACCGCTTACAGTTAACTTGGTTTGAGCAACCAGCAGAAGCTATTTATACCCAAATGTATGGTGGCTATTTAGAAACCATGTTTGCTGGTGTCGGTGGTGAAGTGTTGTATCGTCCATTAGGCAAAAACTGGGCAATAGGATTAGATGCCAACCTAATAAGCCAACGTGACCCAGATTCTTGGTTTGGCGTTTACAGTGAGGATTACTTCTTCTATGACGAAGAAGCTTGTAACGACCGTACCCCACAGTGCCAAGCGTATGTGCTTAGCCAAGGCACAACCGGACACATCACCGGCTACTACATGCCAAAATGGAAGTTACTTGAAAGCACGCTGTTTAAAGTCAGTGCTGGTAAATTCTTAGGTGGTGATATTGGCGCGCGAGTGGATTTTTCTAAGCAATTTAAATCCGGAGTGATTGTCGGGGCATACGCGACGCTAACCGACTTAACAGAAGAAGAGTATGGTGAAGGCAGTTACAACAAAGGTTTTTACGTCTCTATTCCGTTTGATTTAATGACAGTAAAACCAAGCACCAATCGAGCAAAAATTTCATGGCAGCCAATTACGCGCGATGGCGGGCAAATGTTAAATAGAAAATATTATCTATTTGATCAAACTGACGCTCGTTCGCAATGGAGCCAAAGACCAAGCAGTGTGAAATAA